The following are encoded together in the Paludisphaera mucosa genome:
- a CDS encoding nickel-dependent hydrogenase large subunit produces the protein MPEPASKLVEMSWDPITRIVGSLGVHTKIDFAERRVAECHSTSSIFRGYSVFMKGKDPRDAHFITSRICGICGDNHATCAVYAQNMAFGVRPPALAEWIINLGEAAEYMFDHNLYQDNLVGVDYCERMVKETNPSVLAKAERTEAPNARIHGFRTIADIMRSLNPFSGSFYREALQMSRLTREMFCLMEGRHVHPSTLYPGGVGTVATVQLFTDYLVRLMKYVDFMKRVVPFHDDLFDFFYDALPGYEEVGRRRVLLGCWGSFNDPDACDYTYKNMSRWGRKMYVTPGVVVDGELVTTDLVEINLGLRILLGSSFYDDWQDGETFVKHDPLGNPIHQMHPWNQTTTPRPQRRDFAGKYTWVMSPRWLDGRTGEHLAIDTGGGPLARLWTTALAGLVNFGGVRSTGKSVKIALPRSASLPAVEFEWKIPRWSNTLERNRARSYFQAYAAAAALHFVERGLAEVHAGRTDTWTDFKVPDEAIGCGFHEAVRGVLSHHMVIRDGKIANYHPYPPTPWNASPRDSCGTPGPYEDAVQGTPLFEENGPEDFKGIDIMRTVRSFDPCMPCGVHMYLGGGKEIQVRHAPAFGAQSVLGMGG, from the coding sequence ATGCCTGAGCCCGCCTCGAAACTCGTCGAGATGTCCTGGGATCCGATCACCCGGATCGTGGGGAGCCTGGGCGTCCACACCAAGATCGACTTCGCCGAGAGGCGCGTCGCCGAGTGCCACAGCACTTCGTCGATCTTCCGAGGGTACAGCGTCTTCATGAAAGGCAAGGACCCGCGCGACGCCCACTTCATCACCAGCCGGATCTGCGGCATCTGCGGCGACAACCACGCGACCTGCGCCGTCTACGCCCAGAATATGGCCTTCGGGGTGAGGCCGCCTGCGCTCGCCGAGTGGATCATCAACCTCGGCGAGGCGGCCGAGTATATGTTCGATCACAACCTCTATCAGGATAATCTCGTAGGCGTGGACTACTGCGAGCGGATGGTCAAGGAGACCAACCCTTCGGTGCTGGCGAAGGCCGAGCGCACCGAAGCCCCGAACGCTCGCATCCACGGCTTCCGCACGATCGCCGACATCATGCGATCGCTGAACCCCTTCAGCGGCTCGTTCTATCGAGAGGCTCTGCAGATGAGCCGCCTCACGCGCGAGATGTTCTGCCTGATGGAGGGGCGGCACGTCCATCCGTCGACGCTCTATCCGGGCGGCGTGGGCACGGTGGCGACGGTCCAGCTCTTCACCGATTACCTCGTCCGGCTGATGAAGTACGTCGACTTCATGAAGCGGGTCGTTCCCTTCCACGACGACCTGTTCGACTTCTTCTACGACGCGCTGCCGGGCTATGAAGAGGTCGGACGTCGGCGCGTGCTGCTGGGCTGCTGGGGATCCTTCAACGACCCCGACGCATGTGATTACACCTACAAGAACATGTCGCGCTGGGGCCGCAAGATGTACGTCACCCCGGGCGTGGTCGTCGACGGCGAACTCGTGACGACCGACCTCGTCGAGATCAACCTAGGCCTGCGCATCCTTCTCGGATCGTCGTTCTACGACGACTGGCAAGATGGCGAGACGTTCGTCAAGCACGATCCTCTGGGCAACCCGATCCATCAGATGCATCCCTGGAACCAGACCACCACGCCCCGCCCTCAACGGCGCGATTTCGCCGGCAAGTACACCTGGGTGATGTCGCCGCGATGGCTCGACGGGCGGACGGGCGAGCACTTGGCCATCGACACCGGAGGCGGCCCTCTCGCGCGTCTGTGGACCACGGCCCTGGCGGGCCTGGTGAACTTCGGCGGCGTCCGATCGACCGGGAAAAGCGTGAAAATCGCCCTGCCCCGATCCGCGTCGCTGCCGGCGGTGGAGTTCGAGTGGAAGATCCCCCGATGGAGCAACACGCTGGAGCGCAATCGCGCCCGCAGCTATTTCCAGGCCTACGCCGCGGCCGCTGCGCTGCACTTCGTCGAGCGGGGTCTCGCCGAGGTCCACGCGGGCCGGACCGACACCTGGACCGACTTCAAGGTGCCCGACGAGGCGATCGGCTGCGGCTTCCACGAGGCCGTCCGCGGGGTCCTGTCGCACCACATGGTGATCCGCGACGGCAAGATCGCAAACTACCACCCTTATCCACCGACCCCCTGGAACGCCAGCCCGCGCGACTCCTGCGGCACGCCCGGGCCCTACGAGGACGCCGTCCAGGGGACCCCGCTGTTCGAGGAGAACGGTCCGGAGGACTTCAAGGGGATCGACATCATGAGGACGGTGCGGAGCTTCGACCCGTGCATGCCGTGCGGGGTCCACATGTACCTCGGCGGGGGCAAGGAGATCCAGGTCCGCCACGCGCCGGCGTTCGGAGCCCAGTCCGTCCTGGGAATGGGGGGATGA
- a CDS encoding HypC/HybG/HupF family hydrogenase formation chaperone: protein MGKVDFGGVSKRVCLEHIPEVAVGEYALVHVGYALTRIDEAEARRVFEFLASMDDLDELRH from the coding sequence ATGGGCAAGGTCGACTTCGGGGGCGTGAGCAAGCGCGTCTGCCTGGAACACATCCCGGAGGTCGCGGTGGGGGAGTACGCGCTCGTCCACGTCGGCTACGCCCTGACGCGGATCGACGAGGCCGAGGCTCGTCGCGTGTTCGAGTTCCTCGCCTCGATGGACGACCTCGACGAGTTGAGGCACTGA
- the hypD gene encoding hydrogenase formation protein HypD — protein MRHLDEYRDPSAAKSLLRSIRRATTRAWTLMEICGGQTHSILKYGIDELLPPEITLVHGPGCPVCVTPVELIDKAVEIASRTGVIFCSFGDMLRVPGSHGDLLAVKASGGDVRLVYSPLDCLSLAERNPEKTVVFFAVGFETTAPANAMAVRQASRRGIDNFAVLVSHVTVPPAMSAILESPDNHVQGFLAAGHVCSVMGCAEYETLAERFRIPIVVAGFEPLDLLDGIHHCICMLEEGRIGVENRYARAVRPGGNERAKELMAEVFEVTDRKWRGIGTILRSGYRLRSEFARFDAEARFDLGALRAEESRSCLSGLILQGLKKPHECPEFGGRCTPTSPLGATMVSSEGACAAYYQYGRMKVAAG, from the coding sequence ATGCGCCACCTCGACGAATACCGCGATCCCTCCGCGGCGAAATCGTTGCTGCGTTCGATCCGCAGGGCCACCACCCGGGCCTGGACGCTGATGGAGATCTGCGGGGGGCAGACGCACAGCATCTTGAAGTACGGGATCGACGAGCTGCTCCCGCCCGAGATCACGCTGGTCCACGGGCCGGGCTGCCCGGTCTGCGTGACGCCGGTGGAGCTGATCGACAAGGCCGTCGAGATCGCGTCCCGGACGGGCGTGATCTTCTGCTCGTTCGGCGACATGCTGCGCGTGCCCGGGAGCCATGGGGACCTGCTGGCGGTCAAGGCGTCCGGCGGAGACGTGCGGCTCGTGTACTCGCCGCTCGACTGCCTGTCCCTGGCCGAGCGGAACCCCGAAAAGACGGTGGTCTTCTTCGCGGTCGGATTCGAGACGACTGCGCCGGCGAACGCGATGGCTGTGCGACAGGCCTCGAGGCGCGGGATCGACAACTTCGCGGTCCTCGTTTCGCACGTCACGGTCCCCCCGGCGATGTCGGCGATACTGGAATCCCCGGACAACCACGTGCAAGGTTTTTTGGCCGCCGGCCACGTCTGCTCGGTGATGGGATGCGCGGAATACGAGACGCTGGCCGAGCGGTTCCGGATCCCGATCGTGGTCGCCGGCTTCGAACCGCTCGACCTGCTCGACGGTATTCATCACTGCATCTGCATGCTCGAGGAAGGGCGCATCGGCGTCGAAAACCGCTACGCCCGGGCCGTACGCCCAGGCGGGAACGAGCGGGCGAAGGAGCTGATGGCCGAAGTCTTCGAGGTCACGGACCGGAAATGGCGAGGCATCGGGACCATCCTCCGGAGCGGATACCGCTTGCGATCCGAGTTCGCCCGGTTCGACGCCGAGGCGCGATTCGACCTGGGGGCGTTGCGCGCGGAGGAGTCGCGATCATGCCTCAGCGGCCTGATCCTGCAGGGCCTCAAGAAGCCCCACGAGTGCCCCGAATTCGGCGGGAGATGTACGCCGACGTCGCCGCTCGGGGCGACCATGGTCTCGTCCGAAGGGGCCTGCGCCGCCTATTACCAATACGGAAGGATGAAGGTGGCGGCCGGATGA
- a CDS encoding hydrogenase maturation nickel metallochaperone HypA/HybF — MHELGITQEIVEIVIARAGGARIARIVLEVGKLSAVLPDAIRFCFDLCSEGTSAEGAVLEILEPPGRVRCRGCAVEFSLDRPFGRCVCGGTDLDWLGGEELSIKAMELA, encoded by the coding sequence ATGCATGAGTTGGGCATCACGCAGGAGATCGTGGAGATCGTCATTGCGAGGGCCGGGGGTGCCCGCATCGCGCGCATCGTGCTCGAAGTCGGCAAGCTCTCGGCGGTCCTGCCGGACGCCATCCGCTTCTGCTTCGACCTTTGCAGTGAGGGCACCTCCGCAGAGGGCGCCGTGCTGGAGATCCTCGAGCCGCCGGGGCGGGTCCGATGTCGAGGCTGTGCGGTCGAATTCAGTCTCGACCGCCCTTTCGGCCGCTGCGTGTGCGGGGGGACCGACCTGGATTGGCTGGGCGGCGAAGAACTTTCGATCAAGGCCATGGAGCTCGCCTGA
- a CDS encoding NifU family protein, which produces MTMPDRREFEASMARIEVLTGVLERCPDLAARSASRELVGALLELHGAGLARILELIAGSGDAGDELVSTLARDGLVASVLLLHDLHPIDLKSRVGIALDGVRARLGPHADLDLVGIEGGTLRLRLAGGGCGGCPSTSAAMKKSVEDAILEAAPDLASIEFVEPLEPPQGAFSLPVITL; this is translated from the coding sequence ATGACGATGCCCGATCGCCGCGAGTTCGAGGCGAGCATGGCCCGCATCGAGGTGCTGACCGGCGTCCTGGAGCGATGCCCCGACCTCGCGGCGCGATCCGCATCGAGAGAACTCGTCGGGGCCCTCCTCGAGCTTCATGGGGCTGGCCTGGCTCGAATCCTCGAGCTGATCGCCGGATCCGGCGACGCCGGCGACGAACTCGTCTCCACGCTCGCTCGCGACGGCCTGGTCGCCAGCGTGCTCCTGCTGCACGACCTCCATCCGATCGACCTGAAGTCTCGGGTGGGGATCGCGCTCGACGGCGTCCGGGCGCGGCTCGGCCCCCACGCCGACCTTGATCTCGTGGGCATCGAGGGGGGGACGTTGAGGCTCCGCCTCGCGGGAGGAGGATGCGGCGGCTGCCCATCCACCTCGGCGGCGATGAAGAAGTCCGTCGAGGACGCGATTCTCGAGGCCGCGCCCGACCTCGCGAGCATCGAGTTCGTCGAGCCGTTGGAACCCCCGCAGGGGGCCTTCTCCCTGCCAGTGATCACCCTCTGA
- a CDS encoding hydrogenase maturation protease, whose protein sequence is MTPPRILVAGLGNIFHGDDGFGSEVARRLARRRQPDGVRVVDFGIRGRDLAYELLNEPGGLLLIDAAPRGGPPGSLYVLEPEAGSFGTDAISAAQAHGMGPVEIFRLVGAMGATLPRTFVVGCEPGSIDPEFEEAMGLSAAVARAVEEAVPLVESLIDEMLQADGGRHA, encoded by the coding sequence ATGACCCCCCCTCGCATCCTGGTCGCCGGCCTCGGCAACATCTTCCACGGAGACGACGGGTTCGGGTCGGAGGTGGCGCGAAGGCTCGCCCGTCGTCGGCAGCCGGATGGGGTGCGCGTCGTCGATTTCGGGATTCGCGGACGAGACCTCGCCTACGAACTGCTGAATGAACCCGGCGGCTTGCTGCTGATCGATGCGGCGCCCCGAGGCGGCCCTCCGGGATCGCTCTACGTCCTTGAGCCGGAGGCGGGCTCGTTCGGCACCGACGCCATCTCGGCCGCGCAGGCGCACGGAATGGGCCCGGTGGAGATTTTCCGCCTCGTCGGCGCGATGGGGGCGACGCTCCCCCGGACCTTCGTGGTCGGATGCGAGCCCGGCTCCATCGACCCGGAGTTCGAGGAGGCGATGGGCCTGAGCGCGGCCGTCGCCAGGGCCGTGGAGGAGGCCGTCCCGCTCGTCGAGTCGCTGATCGACGAGATGCTGCAAGCCGACGGGGGACGCCATGCATGA
- a CDS encoding DUF5947 family protein, giving the protein MTTASSTSRTAFAALRRFAEVRPAGERCDLCAKPVAPGHRHLMEAVTRRFVCACDPCALLFAEQPTARYRALPRTPLRLDHFRMTEAQWTALGIPINMVFFTKDGHDGRVIAQFPGPAGATEAFLDPEAWNPLVEANPILHRLRHDVEAILVNRVGASRDYYLVPIDFGFGLAGLIRLHWRGLEGGAEVWAEIGRFFDRLRSMSAGATHA; this is encoded by the coding sequence ATGACCACCGCATCATCGACCTCGCGCACCGCGTTCGCCGCGCTCCGACGTTTCGCCGAGGTTCGGCCCGCCGGCGAACGCTGCGATTTGTGCGCGAAACCCGTCGCCCCCGGTCATCGTCATCTCATGGAAGCGGTCACACGACGCTTCGTCTGCGCCTGCGACCCTTGCGCATTGCTGTTCGCGGAACAACCCACGGCGCGTTACCGGGCCTTGCCGAGGACGCCACTCCGCCTCGACCACTTTCGGATGACCGAGGCCCAGTGGACCGCCCTCGGGATTCCGATCAACATGGTCTTCTTCACGAAGGACGGCCATGACGGCAGGGTGATCGCCCAGTTTCCCGGCCCTGCCGGAGCGACCGAGGCGTTCCTCGATCCCGAGGCCTGGAACCCGCTCGTGGAGGCGAACCCGATCCTCCATCGGCTACGGCACGACGTGGAGGCGATACTCGTCAACAGGGTGGGCGCGTCGCGCGATTATTACCTCGTCCCTATAGACTTCGGCTTCGGGCTCGCGGGCCTGATCCGCCTCCACTGGCGAGGCCTAGAGGGAGGCGCCGAGGTGTGGGCGGAGATCGGGCGGTTCTTCGATCGGCTGCGATCCATGTCGGCCGGAGCGACCCATGCCTGA
- a CDS encoding DUF6084 family protein codes for MPDLSFHIEGVEPVLFAASPLLAFKTRVTNRIAGERVRSGMLRCRVDIDPARRVHDADERDRLHDLFDRPERWGRTLRALPWAEVVLYLPSFQDSVVVDVLVPCSGDLELSTTRYLFGLRGGDVNVGLSFRGTVLHDSNDRGLQVALTVQDEASRVRLPLNTWREMMDHYYPNSGWLRLRSDLYERLSRHKTLGGHATLEQALDSLLTGAEGGP; via the coding sequence ATGCCTGACCTGTCCTTCCACATCGAGGGCGTCGAACCCGTCCTCTTCGCCGCGTCGCCGCTGCTGGCCTTCAAAACCCGTGTGACGAATCGGATCGCCGGCGAGCGGGTCCGCTCGGGGATGCTCCGCTGCCGCGTGGACATCGACCCGGCGAGGCGCGTCCACGACGCCGACGAGCGGGATCGCCTGCACGACCTCTTCGACCGACCCGAGCGATGGGGTCGAACCTTGCGCGCCCTGCCTTGGGCGGAGGTCGTCCTCTACCTCCCCTCGTTCCAAGACAGCGTCGTCGTCGACGTCCTCGTCCCCTGCTCGGGCGACCTCGAACTCTCCACGACGCGATATCTTTTCGGACTGCGGGGGGGCGACGTGAACGTCGGCCTCTCGTTCCGAGGCACGGTGCTGCACGATTCCAACGATCGCGGCCTTCAGGTCGCCCTGACCGTCCAGGACGAGGCCTCGCGCGTGCGGCTCCCCCTCAACACCTGGCGAGAGATGATGGACCACTACTATCCGAACAGCGGTTGGCTGCGGCTGCGATCTGACCTCTACGAACGTCTGTCCCGACACAAGACGCTCGGCGGCCATGCGACGCTGGAGCAGGCGCTCGACAGCCTCCTGACCGGTGCCGAGGGAGGCCCTTGA
- a CDS encoding hydrogenase expression protein HypE produces the protein MDPDAGPRSLEEIDVLWLTAGLSCDGDTVSITAATQPSLEDLIGGAIPGIPRLRLHNPVLSYENGDEFLKIWRDAAEGRLNPFVLVVEGSIPNESINVEGSWAAFGTDPATGQPIPTCAWIDRLAPRAWAVVAAGTCAAYGGIHAMAGNPTGAMGLPDYLGWGWRSSGGLPVICVPGCPVQPDNFMETLLYLLYQASGLAPAIPLDDQLRPRWLFSQTVHEGCDRAGYYEQADFASSYGTPQCIVKLGCWGPVVHCNVGKRGWMSGIGGCPNVGGICIGCTMPGFPDKFMPFMDEPPGAKLSTTAVAMYGRTIRALRGFTKASMSQEPEWRHRRPELTTGYQPNPDPANDGKSPDHA, from the coding sequence ATGGATCCCGACGCCGGACCTCGGAGCCTGGAGGAGATCGACGTCCTCTGGCTCACCGCCGGACTGAGCTGCGACGGCGACACCGTGTCGATCACGGCCGCCACCCAGCCGAGCCTGGAAGACCTGATCGGGGGTGCGATCCCCGGCATCCCGCGCCTTCGGCTCCACAACCCCGTCCTCTCATACGAGAACGGCGACGAGTTCCTGAAGATCTGGCGTGACGCGGCGGAGGGAAGGCTGAATCCCTTCGTGCTCGTCGTGGAGGGATCGATCCCCAACGAGTCGATCAACGTCGAAGGCTCCTGGGCCGCCTTCGGCACGGACCCCGCCACCGGCCAGCCGATCCCGACCTGTGCGTGGATCGACCGCCTCGCGCCGAGGGCCTGGGCCGTCGTCGCGGCCGGCACCTGTGCCGCATACGGGGGCATCCACGCCATGGCCGGGAACCCCACCGGGGCAATGGGCCTGCCCGATTACCTGGGGTGGGGATGGCGGTCCTCGGGCGGCCTGCCGGTGATCTGCGTCCCCGGATGTCCTGTGCAGCCGGACAATTTCATGGAGACGCTGCTCTATCTGCTGTATCAGGCTTCAGGGCTCGCGCCCGCCATCCCCCTCGACGACCAGTTGAGACCGCGCTGGTTGTTCAGCCAGACGGTGCACGAGGGCTGCGATCGGGCGGGCTACTACGAGCAGGCCGACTTCGCCTCGTCCTACGGCACGCCGCAGTGCATCGTGAAGCTCGGCTGCTGGGGACCGGTGGTGCATTGCAACGTGGGCAAGCGAGGCTGGATGTCGGGCATCGGCGGCTGCCCGAACGTGGGAGGCATCTGCATCGGCTGCACCATGCCCGGCTTCCCCGACAAGTTCATGCCGTTCATGGACGAGCCGCCGGGGGCGAAGCTCTCGACCACCGCCGTCGCCATGTACGGGCGGACGATCCGCGCCCTCCGAGGTTTCACGAAGGCCTCGATGAGCCAGGAGCCGGAATGGCGGCATCGGCGGCCCGAGCTGACGACCGGCTACCAGCCGAATCCCGACCCCGCGAACGACGGAAAGAGCCCGGATCATGCCTGA
- the hypE gene encoding hydrogenase expression/formation protein HypE, with product MSRNPSTILKASPTAAIDPTASGCPTPREETEQILLGHGSGGMMSADLMRRVFLPAFDNEVLAAMEDQATVAFPSGRRLAFTTDSYVVRPIFFPGGDIGRLAVNGTVNDLAVGGARPLYLSAAFILEEGLAIADLKRVVRSMREACDESGVAMVTGDTKVVDRGKGDRIFITTSGVGVVPAGRSLSIRNARPGDRILVSGTMGDHGIAILSVREGIEFETVLESDTAPLNGLADVLLEACPDVRCLRDPTRGGLSSALNELAKGSGVGVELEESAIPVRPEVRAACELFGLDPMYVANEGKLIAVVPRETAGRALAAMRSHPLGRDSAVVGEVVSSHRGLVVMTSPFGGQRMVAMIAGEHLPRIC from the coding sequence ATGAGCCGGAACCCGTCGACGATTTTAAAGGCCTCGCCGACCGCCGCGATCGACCCGACCGCGAGCGGATGCCCGACTCCCCGCGAGGAGACCGAGCAGATCCTGCTCGGTCACGGCAGCGGCGGGATGATGTCCGCCGACCTCATGCGCCGCGTATTCCTGCCGGCCTTCGACAACGAGGTGCTCGCGGCGATGGAGGACCAGGCGACCGTCGCGTTCCCAAGCGGACGGCGCCTCGCCTTCACGACGGATTCCTACGTGGTCCGGCCCATCTTCTTCCCGGGCGGCGACATCGGCCGTCTGGCGGTCAACGGCACCGTCAACGACCTGGCCGTCGGTGGGGCGCGCCCCCTCTACCTCTCGGCGGCGTTCATACTGGAAGAGGGCCTGGCGATCGCCGACCTGAAACGCGTCGTCCGGTCGATGCGCGAGGCGTGCGACGAATCGGGCGTCGCCATGGTGACGGGCGACACCAAGGTGGTGGACCGTGGCAAAGGGGATCGGATCTTCATCACGACCTCGGGCGTCGGCGTCGTGCCGGCCGGGCGATCCCTCTCGATCCGCAACGCCCGGCCCGGTGACCGCATCCTCGTCTCGGGAACGATGGGCGACCACGGCATCGCCATCCTCTCGGTGCGCGAAGGGATCGAGTTCGAGACCGTCCTCGAGAGCGACACCGCCCCCCTGAACGGACTGGCCGACGTGCTCCTGGAGGCATGCCCGGACGTACGTTGCTTGCGCGACCCGACGCGGGGCGGCCTCTCGAGCGCCCTCAACGAGCTGGCCAAAGGCTCGGGCGTCGGGGTGGAGCTGGAAGAATCGGCGATTCCCGTGCGCCCGGAGGTCCGGGCCGCCTGCGAGCTGTTCGGCCTCGATCCGATGTACGTGGCCAACGAGGGGAAGCTGATCGCCGTCGTCCCGCGCGAGACGGCCGGGCGCGCGCTCGCCGCGATGCGATCGCATCCACTGGGCCGAGACTCGGCGGTGGTCGGCGAGGTCGTCTCCTCCCATCGAGGCCTGGTGGTCATGACGTCCCCCTTCGGCGGCCAGAGGATGGTCGCAATGATCGCGGGCGAGCACCTCCCGAGGATTTGCTGA
- the hypB gene encoding hydrogenase nickel incorporation protein HypB, producing MCKDSAATAAPPVRTIHLDHPILDKNARLAERNRGWLEARRIVAFNLLSSPGSGKTTLLERTIRDLGRELSIHVIEGDQATDNDARRIEAAGAPAVQINTGAGCHLDASMVSKALQTLDPKPGSVVFVENVGNLVCPAMFDLGEAEKVLVCSVTEGEDKPLKYPHMFRACTVLLLNKIDLLPYVAFEVDRFIDNALLVNPALEVFLVSASRGDGLGGWYDRIRRLAVPDSASRWGEVESSRESPP from the coding sequence ATGTGCAAAGATTCCGCGGCGACGGCCGCCCCCCCCGTGCGGACGATCCACCTCGACCACCCCATCCTCGACAAGAATGCGCGACTCGCAGAGCGCAACCGCGGTTGGCTGGAGGCTCGCCGCATCGTGGCTTTCAACCTGCTCAGCTCGCCTGGGTCTGGCAAGACGACCCTGCTGGAACGGACGATCCGCGACCTCGGCCGTGAGCTTTCGATACACGTGATCGAAGGCGACCAGGCGACGGACAACGATGCGCGCAGGATCGAGGCCGCCGGCGCGCCGGCCGTGCAGATCAACACCGGCGCGGGCTGCCATCTGGACGCCTCGATGGTCTCCAAGGCGCTCCAGACTCTGGATCCGAAGCCGGGCTCGGTCGTCTTCGTCGAGAACGTCGGCAATCTGGTCTGTCCCGCGATGTTCGACCTCGGCGAGGCCGAGAAAGTCCTCGTTTGCTCGGTGACCGAAGGTGAGGACAAGCCCTTGAAATACCCCCACATGTTCCGGGCGTGCACGGTCTTGCTGCTCAATAAGATCGACCTGCTCCCCTACGTCGCCTTCGAGGTCGATCGCTTCATCGATAACGCGCTCCTCGTCAATCCCGCGCTGGAGGTGTTCCTGGTCTCCGCCTCGCGAGGCGACGGGCTGGGGGGTTGGTACGACCGGATCCGCAGGCTCGCGGTTCCGGACTCTGCGAGCCGATGGGGGGAGGTTGAATCGTCGCGGGAAAGCCCTCCATGA